A genomic window from Sulfurimonas paralvinellae includes:
- a CDS encoding efflux RND transporter permease subunit yields the protein MLDKLIELSLKYKLLVLVAFIAIAVTGYRAYTQIPIDAFPDITPKQVVIYTESPGNSAEDIEKLITYPIESAVSGMAGVKLIMSNSIFGLSYVSVFFEDDMDIYFLRQLVAERLSNVDIPKGWGKPVLGPNTTGLGQVFWYEVKDSTGKYSLQKLKEMQEYIVKPLFKSVSGVEEVIGWGGDEKQYNVLIDTKKLQDFGITYDDIVKALQKSNQAAGGQYLEFNREQYLIRGAGLYKTLDDIRNTVVKPTQGQAITIGDVANVVPGVAPRFGAVSIDNKEAVMGMVLQRTATNAAKVVERIKAKIATVNTALPEGVKISTIYDRTEITHKAVNTMTSALLSGVILVAIVLFLFLFELRSAFIVILSLPLSLLIAFLLMDYYNLSANLMSLSGLAIAVGMIVDGTIVIVENSFRLLHDEPDKDKLTVVSEAAKGVAKPVTFAVLIIAAVFIPLLSLDGLAGKLYTPMALNIVFVMLGSLVVALVLVPVLILLLLKPTKSAENVVMKSIKKFYTPALVFALDNAKKILAVVSVVFIVLAYILTQQGREFLPTLNEESIMYRVIAIPGTALTQSIDVSKEVESYILKKYPDDVSSVLAMIGRSEKGETAQPNYMEILLTLKPNIKDLPSLTKEMSEDLEHRFPFVQFVPTQPIAMRIEELLEGVKAELAIKIYGDDQKVLDKISKDIQSAIKHVDGLERMEVETQLGQAQIQIIPNYLSLARYGISVDEVMQIIRNGIGEEGITQKLEGIKRFPIVAKVQGAKKDIDSIKNVTLRSQNGNIVRLKDVCDIKIVQGASFIKRENLSRYMVVSMDVEGRDMASFVTEADKIIKEKVKMSAGYYIGWAGDFKNMQEATQKLMIIIPITILLVILLLYTAFNSLAKSMIILLNVPFGFIGGIIALLISGIYLSVSAIVGFLAIFAIAILNGIVLVSFIDELREKFPDVDLKTVLKDATLLRLRPVLMTAFTTLFGILPLLYATGVGSEIQYPLAVVITGGIISSTLLTLLILPATYLLFYKKEEN from the coding sequence ATGTTGGATAAACTCATAGAGCTTTCGCTCAAATATAAACTCTTAGTGCTTGTTGCCTTTATTGCTATTGCGGTAACCGGTTACAGGGCATATACACAGATTCCTATAGATGCATTCCCGGACATTACGCCTAAGCAGGTTGTAATTTATACGGAGAGTCCGGGTAATTCCGCTGAAGATATAGAAAAGCTCATCACCTATCCCATAGAGTCGGCAGTATCTGGTATGGCAGGGGTAAAACTCATTATGTCAAACTCTATTTTTGGACTCTCTTATGTTTCAGTCTTCTTTGAAGACGACATGGATATATATTTTTTGAGACAGCTTGTTGCTGAACGTCTCTCAAACGTGGATATTCCAAAAGGATGGGGAAAGCCGGTTTTAGGACCAAACACAACAGGTCTTGGGCAGGTTTTTTGGTATGAAGTTAAAGATAGCACAGGAAAATATTCCCTTCAAAAGCTTAAAGAGATGCAGGAGTATATCGTTAAACCGCTATTTAAAAGTGTCAGCGGTGTTGAAGAGGTCATAGGCTGGGGTGGTGATGAGAAACAGTACAATGTTTTGATTGACACAAAAAAACTCCAGGATTTTGGCATTACTTATGATGATATAGTCAAAGCATTACAAAAGTCAAATCAGGCAGCCGGTGGACAGTACTTAGAATTTAACCGTGAGCAGTACCTCATCCGTGGTGCAGGTCTGTATAAAACACTCGATGATATTAGAAATACGGTAGTAAAACCAACACAGGGACAGGCTATTACTATTGGCGATGTCGCAAATGTTGTTCCAGGCGTTGCTCCAAGATTTGGTGCGGTAAGTATAGATAATAAAGAAGCCGTAATGGGTATGGTGCTCCAGCGTACAGCTACCAATGCTGCAAAAGTTGTTGAGAGAATAAAGGCAAAGATTGCAACGGTCAATACGGCACTCCCAGAAGGTGTAAAAATTTCTACTATATATGATAGAACAGAGATAACACATAAAGCGGTCAATACTATGACATCAGCACTTTTAAGCGGTGTGATTTTGGTTGCCATTGTACTCTTTTTGTTTTTATTTGAACTGCGTAGTGCTTTTATTGTTATTCTATCACTTCCGCTCTCGTTGCTCATCGCATTTTTATTGATGGATTATTACAACCTTTCAGCAAACCTTATGAGTTTAAGTGGTTTGGCTATTGCTGTGGGAATGATAGTTGATGGGACGATTGTTATCGTAGAGAACAGTTTTAGACTACTGCATGATGAACCAGATAAAGATAAATTAACAGTTGTAAGTGAAGCTGCAAAAGGTGTTGCTAAACCGGTAACATTCGCAGTACTCATCATTGCTGCAGTATTTATTCCGCTGCTTTCACTTGACGGACTTGCAGGAAAACTCTATACACCTATGGCGCTTAACATCGTTTTTGTTATGCTTGGCTCTCTTGTAGTTGCTCTTGTTTTAGTGCCTGTTTTGATTTTACTACTTTTAAAGCCGACAAAATCGGCTGAAAATGTTGTAATGAAATCCATTAAAAAATTCTATACCCCTGCTTTGGTGTTTGCTCTTGATAATGCCAAGAAGATATTAGCCGTTGTGAGTGTTGTTTTTATAGTGCTAGCTTATATTCTCACTCAACAAGGACGTGAGTTTTTACCTACACTCAATGAAGAATCCATCATGTATAGAGTCATTGCTATCCCTGGAACAGCACTTACTCAATCGATTGATGTTTCAAAAGAGGTAGAGAGTTATATACTTAAAAAATATCCTGATGATGTTTCATCAGTTTTGGCGATGATAGGACGAAGTGAAAAAGGAGAAACAGCACAGCCAAACTATATGGAAATTCTTCTCACTTTAAAACCAAACATTAAAGATCTGCCATCACTTACAAAAGAGATGAGTGAAGACTTGGAACATAGATTCCCTTTTGTACAGTTTGTACCGACACAGCCCATTGCTATGAGAATAGAAGAGTTGCTTGAGGGTGTAAAAGCTGAACTCGCTATAAAAATTTACGGAGATGATCAAAAAGTACTTGATAAAATTTCCAAAGATATTCAAAGTGCCATTAAGCATGTAGACGGTTTAGAGCGAATGGAAGTGGAAACACAGCTTGGTCAGGCGCAAATCCAAATCATTCCAAATTATCTCTCGCTTGCGCGTTATGGTATCAGTGTTGATGAGGTTATGCAGATTATCCGAAACGGTATCGGAGAAGAGGGCATTACACAAAAGCTAGAGGGTATTAAAAGATTCCCTATTGTTGCTAAAGTTCAAGGAGCGAAGAAAGATATTGATTCTATAAAAAATGTAACGTTACGTTCTCAAAACGGAAATATTGTCAGACTCAAAGATGTGTGTGATATAAAAATCGTTCAGGGAGCCTCTTTTATAAAAAGAGAAAATCTGAGCCGTTATATGGTTGTTTCAATGGATGTAGAAGGCCGTGATATGGCTTCATTTGTCACCGAAGCAGACAAAATCATCAAAGAAAAAGTAAAAATGTCTGCTGGTTATTACATAGGCTGGGCAGGTGACTTTAAAAATATGCAAGAGGCAACACAAAAGCTGATGATTATCATCCCAATTACAATCCTTTTAGTGATTTTACTGCTTTATACGGCATTTAATTCACTTGCAAAATCGATGATTATTCTTTTAAATGTGCCATTTGGTTTTATAGGAGGAATCATCGCTCTGCTTATCAGTGGAATATACCTCTCTGTATCTGCGATAGTAGGATTTTTGGCTATCTTTGCCATCGCTATACTCAACGGTATAGTCCTTGTGAGTTTCATAGATGAACTGCGAGAGAAATTTCCGGATGTTGATTTAAAAACAGTACTGAAAGATGCGACACTACTACGTTTAAGACCTGTTTTAATGACGGCATTTACTACACTTTTTGGAATATTGCCACTACTCTATGCAACGGGTGTAGGTAGTGAAATACAGTATCCTTTGGCAGTTGTCATTACGGGAGGCATTATCAGTTCAACACTCTTGACGCTCTTAATACTTCCGGCGACATATCTGCTTTTTTATAAGAAAGAGGAAAATTAG